One Verrucomicrobiota bacterium genomic window carries:
- a CDS encoding helix-turn-helix domain-containing protein: MNDTAFDDDGNRIGQTGFDYDAMDGTQEPQDRDDARARQELFRRVIQFLASGEAPAVAVGRRVILLAHLLHDNAVTQRQLARKLRLSPGRVSQLLNVVKRELATLAKD; this comes from the coding sequence GTGAATGACACCGCATTTGATGACGATGGGAACCGGATAGGCCAGACCGGGTTTGATTATGACGCCATGGACGGCACCCAGGAACCCCAAGACCGTGACGACGCGCGCGCCCGGCAGGAACTATTCCGCCGCGTGATTCAATTCCTTGCGTCCGGTGAAGCGCCTGCCGTGGCCGTTGGCCGGCGGGTGATCCTGCTGGCGCATTTGCTGCATGACAACGCCGTCACCCAGCGCCAACTTGCGCGGAAGCTTCGCCTATCGCCTGGCCGCGTCTCGCAATTATTAAACGTCGTAAAGCGTGAATTAGCTACACTAGCAAAGGATTAG